The following proteins are encoded in a genomic region of Triticum dicoccoides isolate Atlit2015 ecotype Zavitan chromosome 1B, WEW_v2.0, whole genome shotgun sequence:
- the LOC119307705 gene encoding universal stress protein PHOS32-like, with protein MDYSASSKRALEWVVQNLLRRGDTVVVLHVQRHGGEEAKHVVWAKSRSPLIPLSKYREPEVMKNYGVTCDAEVLDTTARQRQLKVVAKVYWGDAREKLCDAVEEQKIDTIVIGSRGLGTIQRFVGCMVTISP; from the exons ATGGACTACTCGGCGAGCAGCAAGCGAGCGCTGGAGTGGGTCGTCCAAAACCTGCTCCGCCGGGGCGACACCGTCGTCGTCCTCCACGTCCAGCGCCACGGCGGGGAGGAGGCCAAGCACGTTGTCTGGGCCAAGTCCAGATCCC CGCTCATCCCTCTGTCCAAGTACCGGGAGCCGGAGGTGATGAAGAACTATGGTGTGACCTGCGATGCCGAGGTGCTCGACACCACCGCGCGCCAGC GTCAACTGAAGGTGGTGGCCAAGGTGTACTGGGGCGACGCCAGGGAGAAGCTCTGCGACGCGGTAGAGGAGCAGAAGATCGACACCATCGTCATAGGCAGCCGCGGCCTCGGCACCATCCAGAG ATTTGTAGGTTGCATGGTGACAATTTCACCATGA